A part of Lacibacter sp. H407 genomic DNA contains:
- a CDS encoding HpaII family restriction endonuclease, whose amino-acid sequence MALSGNKGEWSEVYVVLKLLAEGKLFSADSNLNKIAGTFNPIIKIIREQAQNSTIEYLINGNIKVVEANTKNVLVELATSVFIREAKKLFKSIKQGKGNAFSISAVESFLQSISITQLKTKSVEKADIILVIHDTNTATTPKLSFSIKSLIGKEPTLLNPGPGTNFIYKIIPSNGGKSIDVAKFNKATIAKPKITNRINKLISDGYSIQFKTIQSENFLLNLQLLDGDLPRILAELLLIKYKYSKSKTKELLSLVEQINPLNYDLGKGHPFYKYKLTSLLYDYALGMTPEVVWKGQYNANGGIIVAKNDEDVICYHIYDRNLFQDYLVNNTKFEQASTGEDESNPGKPRTKKGTKTYHYGWLYEESGEYYLKLNLQIRFI is encoded by the coding sequence ATGGCATTATCTGGTAATAAAGGAGAATGGAGTGAAGTATATGTTGTACTCAAGCTGTTAGCAGAGGGTAAACTTTTTTCTGCTGATAGTAACTTAAACAAAATAGCTGGGACATTCAATCCAATTATAAAGATCATACGTGAACAAGCTCAAAATTCTACTATTGAATACTTGATTAATGGGAACATAAAAGTGGTTGAGGCAAATACAAAAAATGTCTTAGTTGAATTAGCTACTTCAGTTTTTATTAGAGAGGCAAAGAAACTATTCAAAAGTATAAAGCAAGGGAAAGGAAATGCATTTTCTATTTCAGCAGTAGAATCTTTTTTACAAAGTATAAGCATCACACAACTAAAAACTAAAAGCGTAGAAAAGGCTGATATTATTTTAGTGATTCATGATACGAACACAGCGACAACACCGAAACTTTCCTTTAGTATTAAATCACTTATAGGTAAGGAGCCTACATTGCTAAATCCTGGACCTGGAACAAATTTTATCTACAAAATAATTCCATCAAATGGCGGAAAATCTATTGATGTAGCAAAGTTTAATAAAGCGACAATAGCTAAGCCTAAAATTACTAATCGAATTAATAAGCTAATTAGTGACGGTTATTCAATCCAATTTAAAACAATTCAATCAGAAAACTTCTTATTAAACCTTCAGTTACTTGACGGTGATTTACCAAGAATTCTTGCTGAACTGTTATTAATTAAATACAAATACTCAAAATCAAAAACTAAAGAGTTGTTATCCTTAGTTGAACAAATCAATCCCTTAAATTATGACTTAGGCAAAGGGCATCCTTTTTATAAATATAAGCTTACAAGTTTGCTTTATGATTATGCTCTTGGTATGACACCTGAAGTAGTATGGAAGGGACAGTATAATGCAAACGGAGGTATTATCGTTGCAAAAAATGATGAGGACGTTATTTGTTATCATATTTATGATAGAAATCTTTTCCAAGATTATTTGGTTAATAATACCAAGTTTGAGCAGGCCTCTACTGGCGAAGATGAAAGTAATCCTGGGAAGCCCCGAACAAAAAAGGGAACCAAGACATATCATTATGGTTGGCTTTACGAAGAATCTGGCGAGTATTATTTAAAGCTAAATCTGCAAATTAGGTTTATTTGA
- a CDS encoding DUF6339 family protein — MEFQKIFKRSYLDKLKEGIKNGSLIKYYQSDTFLFDDQSTLVTPAINAPDKLSLITTDTSSKGFEDCENAKKIHIAYKDLTPLQASDERFWIYLAHVDCFKYMSMRWPGIRTNNAKDPSKYILDHWFISSPTQSNFLRHGISGLWWSAYLSYDAENSENPYHLTEVLYRNVDFATRTLGTYNLSRHKEAVIGILSFIKNNPQLFENKFEDKTRFITKYINLIGGTKPVSFMKRGFFEQSLEAVTTKIEAL; from the coding sequence ATGGAGTTTCAAAAAATATTTAAACGTTCCTATTTAGATAAGTTAAAAGAAGGTATCAAGAATGGATCTTTAATTAAATACTATCAAAGCGATACTTTCCTTTTTGACGATCAGTCAACGCTCGTAACACCAGCAATCAATGCACCTGATAAATTATCGCTGATAACTACTGACACATCATCAAAAGGATTTGAAGATTGTGAAAATGCTAAAAAAATTCATATCGCATATAAAGACTTGACCCCTTTACAAGCTTCAGATGAAAGATTTTGGATTTATCTCGCACATGTCGATTGCTTTAAATACATGAGCATGAGGTGGCCTGGAATTCGTACTAATAATGCTAAGGATCCTTCTAAGTATATTCTTGATCACTGGTTTATTTCCAGCCCGACGCAGTCAAATTTTTTAAGACATGGAATTTCGGGCTTATGGTGGTCAGCCTATCTTTCTTATGACGCAGAAAATTCTGAAAACCCATATCATCTGACTGAGGTATTATACAGAAATGTTGATTTTGCTACACGCACTCTTGGAACATATAATTTATCCAGACATAAAGAAGCTGTTATTGGCATTTTATCTTTTATCAAAAACAACCCCCAGTTATTTGAAAATAAATTTGAAGATAAAACCAGGTTTATAACTAAGTATATAAATCTTATTGGAGGTACTAAACCCGTTAGCTTCATGAAAAGAGGTTTCTTTGAACAATCACTAGAGGCCGTTACAACAAAAATTGAAGCCTTATAA
- a CDS encoding four-helix bundle copper-binding protein has translation MNHESLKHLLEECLEASTHCSGACLLEEESYVLTRCAKLNHTAVIICKLVTKAMDSSTELLTQVCRLCIEICTTCAEECEKFSHLEHCNQSAIACRNIVAECRLYLATISCAYYAPQTNEHYELY, from the coding sequence ATGAATCATGAATCGTTGAAACACCTGCTGGAAGAATGTCTGGAAGCTTCTACTCATTGTTCAGGTGCATGCCTTCTGGAAGAAGAAAGCTATGTGTTAACCCGCTGTGCAAAATTAAATCACACGGCGGTGATCATTTGCAAACTGGTTACAAAAGCAATGGACAGCAGCACCGAACTGCTCACACAAGTATGCCGCTTATGTATTGAGATCTGCACTACCTGCGCTGAAGAATGTGAAAAATTTTCACACCTGGAACATTGCAACCAATCAGCGATTGCCTGTCGTAATATCGTTGCCGAATGTCGTTTATACCTCGCAACAATTTCCTGTGCGTATTACGCCCCACAAACAAATGAACACTATGAACTATATTAA